GTGTTCGAAGTGAATATGAGTGAAGATTGGAAAGACAATGATCGGACGATTGAAACTCCAGACTTATCTCCCACATTACATCGAATTCATTACGAATTGAATAAAACAGAAGTTGGAGATTCAAAGACAAGAAAATTATTTTTTTATGTGTCTCGAATTGCGGCTGTTTTGTTTGTCCCATTGTTGATCGCGTACTTTTTTCAGTGGCAGAGTCGGTCTTCAGGTATTGAACAAACCATTGTAACACCGCTCGCATCGCAAACCTCATTTCAGCTGTCTGATGGTACTTTAGTATGGTTAAATGCGGGTTCGTCAATTCGTTTTCCTAGTGAGTTTTCGAGTAATAAGAGAATCGTAAAACTTACAGGTGAAGCTTATTTTGATGTAAAAAAGGCAAATGAACCGTTTATTGTTGAAACTAAGCATGTCGATATCGAGGTGCTTGGAACTGCCTTCAATGTCTTGGCATATGATAATGAATTGCCAGCAATCACGTTAGAGCGAGGAAAAGTGTCCTTAAGGACAGAGTCAAATCAGAAGCAATTTCTTTCGCCCGGACATCAGGCGACTGTTGATACAACGGAATTTAATATTACGCTGAAAGAAGTAGATCCGAATTTATACTCAGCTTGGAAGGATCATCAATTGATATTTGAAAATGATCCGTTAAGCATTGTCGCTGAGAAATTGGAACGATGGTACAATGTTGAGATTGAAATTGCTGATCCATCGTTGCTAAACAGTAAGTTAACTGCCAATATTGAATTTGAACCGTTCCGTGAAGTCCTTGATTTAATGCAGCTTACGATGCCTGTAGACTATCAGTACGATATAGATCTTCGAAAACTTATTATTACGAGACAGAACTAATTAATTGGAATAAACTGCATGCCTATGTAACACAACTCTAACTAACAAAAACTAAAAAGTGGGAAAGCCGCGAACTTCCCCACTTGCAGTAAATAATTTTTGCAAATTATTAATCTTACAATTCAAACTTATGAAAAAAAATGGATTGAAGGAAACTAGTATAACTGTTTTCTTCTTTAAATTACTAATTGTTATGAAGCTAAGTATCTTTATTTTATGCTTAACGATCTTTACAGCGGTCGCTTCAGGAACCTATTCTCAAACGACAAAACTGTCGGTGGTTGCAAAAAACAAATCGATTGAAGATGTTCTAAAAACGATTGAGGATCAAAGTCAGTATCGTTTCTTTTATTCTGGTGTTATTAATACGACCAAAAAAGTTTCGATTAACAGTCAGGACAAAAATCTGGAAACGATTCTTCAACAAGTGCTGGATCAAACAGAAATTGGGTATCGAATTGTAGGCCGGCAAGTTGCTCTTTTCAATACCAATGACAATGAAAATAATAACATGCTTCAACAGGAAATCAATGTTGAAGGTACTGTTACCGGTGTTGAAGGTGAACCTCTTCCGGGTGTAACAGTAGTTATTAAAGGAACCACAAATGGAACAATTACCGATTTCGATGGTCGGTACATGTTGTCTGCAGTTCCTTCTGATGCAGTATTGGTTTTCTCCTTTGTAGGGATGAAAAGTCAGGAAGTTCCGGTAGCTGGTAAAAATAACCTAAATGTTATTTTGGAGGATGAAACCATTGGTCTTGAAGAAGTGGTAGCCATTGGTTATGGAACTGTAAAAAGAGCTGATGTTACGGGCTCTATTTCCTCTATTAGTGCTAAAGATTTCAATCTGGGAATAACAGTTGCCCCAGAGCAACTCATGCAAGGTAAGGTTGCAGGGGTAAATATTATCCAAAATAGTGGACAACCAGGAGCAGCTTCCACCGTGCGTGTTCGAGGATCCAGTTCTGTGTCTGCAGGGAATGATCCTTTGTATGTAGTGGATGGAGTTCCTTTGCAGTTCAGTTCAGCTAATAAGTATGTTAATGTTGCCGGTGAATCAAGTACTTCACCATTCTCCTCTGAAGGAACAAACCCCTTAAATGCCATTAATCCTTCTGATATTGAGTCAATTGAAATATTAAAAGATGCATCTGCAACAGCAATCTATGGATCGAGGGGAGCGAATGGAGTTATCATCATTACTACTAAAAGTAAAAATTTAGGAGAGTCAGTTTCTTACGATACTTATGTTGGAGTATCCTCAGTACGTAAGAGTTTAGAAGTGCTTTCAGCAGATGAATACCGTAACTATGCGCAGAGCAATAACCTTGCTTTTCCTGATGAAGGAGCAAATACTGATTGGCAAGATGCCATTTATCGGACAGCGCTTAGTCAGAATCATAATTTATCATTTGGAGGAGGTTCAGCTACCAGTAATTACCGTGCATCTTTTGGGTATAACGCTCAAGATGGTATCATTGAGTCCTCGGGAATTGAAAAATACACGGCACGTTTAAATGCCA
The DNA window shown above is from uncultured Sunxiuqinia sp. and carries:
- a CDS encoding FecR domain-containing protein encodes the protein MKSYFRKYLSDSCSTEDFESFIELATDKKNQNVFEVNMSEDWKDNDRTIETPDLSPTLHRIHYELNKTEVGDSKTRKLFFYVSRIAAVLFVPLLIAYFFQWQSRSSGIEQTIVTPLASQTSFQLSDGTLVWLNAGSSIRFPSEFSSNKRIVKLTGEAYFDVKKANEPFIVETKHVDIEVLGTAFNVLAYDNELPAITLERGKVSLRTESNQKQFLSPGHQATVDTTEFNITLKEVDPNLYSAWKDHQLIFENDPLSIVAEKLERWYNVEIEIADPSLLNSKLTANIEFEPFREVLDLMQLTMPVDYQYDIDLRKLIITRQN